In one window of Aceticella autotrophica DNA:
- a CDS encoding transglycosylase domain-containing protein: MDNNINLKRSERYKKNNVNNSGGKNKNKKVLKIILWTFIIILLAGIGVIGGKVLAIIKNTPPLTKDVLTAQKQSSIIYVKDESGQWKSAAVLHGTDNRLWVSIDKIPKNLQNAVVAIEDQRFYKNNLGIDPKRIIGAFIADIKAGGKPVEGASTITQQLVKNMMLSDEKTLTRKIQEAVLAWEIEQKYSKQQILEAYLNTIYLGGPHINAYGVQAAALSYFGKDVSQLDLAESAMIAGITNNPSMYSPDSSKEGALKRQHLVLSEMLKQGYITKDEYDNAISEKLVYQFKKIDLTGYNHKYFIEQVIRDAASSLSKELNISYSEATNKIYNGGLRIYSTMDTKIQTDIEQAFANPKLFPVDPSRKDMVQGAMVIMDWRTGEVKGIVGGRNTNDSSSNVLMGLNRATQSYRQPGSSIKPLTVYGPALESGLTAATVVDDVPTTFGSYTPHNYESSYYHGLVTLREAITDSLNIPAVKVVNTIGLNTSANYGKKFGLNITNNDMYLPALALGGLYKGITPLQETAGYAAIANGGMYINPITFTEIKDSQGNVIIDKKPEKHVVLNEQNAYILENMMQDVVDHGTGTNAQLPNMPVAGKTGTSEKSGNVWFTGFTPYYVGTVWMGYDEGNNIPVKNYGTSVVGGTFPAKLWRTVMESVHENLAPREFKRPPGIVFVTVCRDSGLLPTDLCRNDPRGDQTYTEMFADGTQPTSYCTVHVAAKINILTGELASSWTLPILVKERVFIDPPGRTAAQNAYAADGKYVIPTAIDSGDTKVPPDNKNNGTANSNSGTSPEGTPQSGTQPSPSQVPANNGGTNSNGAPNNAPSNTQPPSQDNSSGTKDTTGTTPSSKPSKSR, encoded by the coding sequence ATGGATAACAACATTAATTTAAAAAGAAGTGAAAGATATAAAAAAAATAACGTAAATAATTCAGGGGGAAAAAACAAAAATAAAAAGGTTTTAAAGATAATATTATGGACATTTATAATAATTTTATTAGCGGGAATAGGTGTGATTGGAGGTAAGGTGCTTGCAATAATAAAAAACACTCCGCCGCTTACAAAAGATGTATTAACGGCACAGAAACAGTCATCAATAATATATGTTAAGGATGAAAGCGGGCAGTGGAAAAGTGCGGCGGTTCTCCACGGTACAGATAACAGATTATGGGTTTCAATAGATAAAATACCGAAGAACTTGCAGAATGCTGTTGTTGCTATAGAAGACCAAAGATTTTACAAAAACAATCTTGGTATTGATCCAAAGCGAATAATTGGTGCATTTATTGCGGATATTAAAGCAGGAGGCAAACCGGTGGAAGGTGCAAGCACGATTACTCAGCAGTTGGTAAAAAATATGATGCTGTCAGATGAAAAAACCTTAACAAGAAAAATACAAGAGGCTGTGCTTGCATGGGAGATTGAACAGAAATATTCAAAACAGCAGATATTGGAGGCATATCTTAATACGATATATCTTGGCGGTCCCCATATAAACGCATATGGGGTTCAGGCAGCTGCTTTATCATATTTTGGAAAGGATGTAAGTCAGCTTGACCTCGCAGAATCTGCAATGATAGCGGGTATTACAAATAATCCTTCAATGTATTCCCCCGATTCAAGTAAGGAAGGTGCTTTAAAACGCCAGCATCTTGTATTGAGTGAAATGCTTAAACAGGGTTATATTACAAAAGATGAATATGATAATGCAATTTCTGAAAAGCTTGTATATCAATTTAAAAAAATAGATTTAACCGGATATAATCATAAATATTTTATTGAACAAGTTATAAGAGATGCAGCATCCAGTCTGTCAAAGGAACTTAACATATCTTACAGTGAGGCTACGAATAAAATATACAATGGTGGTTTGAGAATTTATTCAACCATGGATACAAAAATTCAGACGGATATTGAACAGGCATTTGCAAATCCTAAGCTTTTTCCTGTTGACCCCAGCAGAAAAGATATGGTTCAGGGAGCTATGGTAATTATGGATTGGAGGACGGGGGAAGTAAAGGGTATAGTTGGTGGAAGAAATACGAATGACTCCTCAAGTAACGTCCTGATGGGGTTAAACCGGGCAACACAGTCATACAGGCAGCCCGGTTCCTCAATTAAGCCTTTAACAGTTTATGGACCCGCACTTGAGAGTGGACTTACCGCTGCAACGGTGGTCGATGATGTGCCGACGACTTTTGGCAGCTATACACCCCATAATTATGAAAGTAGTTATTATCATGGGCTTGTAACATTAAGGGAAGCAATAACAGATTCTTTAAATATACCTGCTGTAAAAGTAGTTAATACAATTGGTTTAAATACATCTGCAAATTATGGCAAAAAATTTGGGCTGAATATAACTAATAATGACATGTATCTTCCTGCATTAGCTTTAGGTGGGCTTTACAAGGGTATTACCCCATTGCAGGAAACGGCAGGATATGCTGCTATAGCAAATGGCGGGATGTATATAAACCCAATAACTTTTACAGAAATCAAGGATTCACAAGGTAATGTAATAATTGACAAGAAGCCTGAAAAACATGTGGTTTTAAATGAGCAAAATGCATATATACTTGAGAATATGATGCAGGATGTAGTCGATCATGGTACAGGTACAAATGCACAATTACCCAATATGCCCGTAGCGGGAAAAACCGGCACGTCAGAAAAATCAGGGAATGTTTGGTTTACAGGTTTTACGCCATATTATGTTGGTACTGTCTGGATGGGGTATGATGAGGGTAATAATATACCGGTAAAAAATTATGGGACATCTGTTGTTGGAGGAACATTTCCTGCGAAATTATGGAGAACTGTTATGGAATCTGTACATGAGAATTTGGCTCCTCGGGAGTTTAAAAGACCACCTGGTATTGTATTTGTAACAGTGTGTAGGGATTCTGGATTGCTGCCGACGGATTTATGCAGGAATGATCCAAGGGGTGATCAGACTTACACTGAAATGTTTGCTGATGGGACACAACCAACAAGTTATTGTACGGTACATGTGGCAGCAAAAATTAATATTTTGACTGGGGAACTGGCATCTTCTTGGACATTGCCAATATTGGTCAAAGAACGGGTATTTATTGATCCACCCGGAAGAACAGCGGCACAAAATGCATATGCGGCAGATGGCAAATATGTTATTCCAACCGCAATAGATAGTGGGGATACAAAAGTACCACCTGACAATAAAAATAATGGTACGGCAAATAGTAATTCAGGAACATCTCCGGAAGGAACACCTCAAAGTGGAACACAACCATCTCCTTCTCAGGTTCCTGCTAATAATGGAGGAACTAATAGCAATGGAGCACCAAATAATGCTCCTTCCAATACACAGCCGCCTTCTCAAGATAATAGCAGTGGAACAAAGGACACTACAGGAACAACACCTTCTTCAAAGCCTTCTAAATCAAGATGA
- a CDS encoding ECF transporter S component, which produces MDKNSSKPITNTQFITRTAVLLAITIIIQFIKMPQLITGSLVNTMLIIAAGLVGMWSGITIGLLTPIIAFAVGIMGFPIMIPFIMIGNALYVLLYSLIKNKIVSMIIGSIVKFLWLSISVKYLLNLFNVKVPLKIVQAFTLPQLITALTGGIIALIFISLMNNYFAKAKQE; this is translated from the coding sequence ATGGATAAAAATTCTTCAAAGCCCATAACAAACACACAATTTATTACAAGGACAGCAGTATTGTTAGCAATTACAATTATTATTCAATTTATTAAAATGCCGCAGCTTATTACAGGCTCTCTGGTCAATACAATGCTTATAATTGCCGCAGGGCTTGTTGGTATGTGGTCAGGTATTACTATCGGTCTTTTAACACCAATCATCGCTTTTGCTGTAGGCATCATGGGATTCCCTATTATGATTCCTTTTATAATGATAGGAAATGCCTTATATGTTCTGCTTTACTCTTTAATCAAAAATAAGATTGTTTCTATGATAATAGGTTCAATCGTAAAATTTTTATGGCTATCCATATCAGTTAAATATCTTCTTAATTTGTTCAATGTAAAAGTTCCATTAAAAATAGTACAGGCTTTCACATTGCCACAGCTGATTACAGCACTTACAGGCGGAATTATTGCTTTGATTTTTATATCATTAATGAATAATTATTTTGCAAAAGCCAAGCAAGAATAA
- the leuS gene encoding leucine--tRNA ligase — MTYSIEIDRKWQKKWEETKLYKFHPENVDKKLYCLEMFSYPSGAKLHAGHWYNYGPADSWARMKRMQGYEVFHPMGFDAFGLPAENYAIKTGIHPLDSTMHNIKTMEKQLKEIGATFDWDYEVITCLPEYYKWTQWIFLQMYKVGLAYRKKAPVNWCPSCKTVLANEQVVEGTCERCGSEVTKKDLTQWFLKITDYAEELLKNLDDIDWPEKTKMMQRNWIGKSEGAEIEFKVEGKDINFKVFTTRADTLYGVTYVVLAPENEIVDKITTDKYRRNVEDYKEYAKKQSEIERLSTEKEKTGVFTGAYAIHPITGEKIPIWIADYVLATYGTGCVMAVPAHDERDFIFAEKYDLPIRRVIKGKGDIEDSLPFVEYGILIDSGEFDGMKSEDARIKIVEKLEKEGKGSLKINYRLRDWLVSRQRYWGAPIPVIHCEHCGLVPVPEEDLPVILPYDVKFTPDGESPLKKNDEFMNTICPKCGRKAQRDPDTLDTFVDSSWYFLRYPDNKNEKEAFNKEWINKMLPVDKYIGGAEHACMHLLYARFVTKALRDLGYLNFDEPFKSLIHQGIILGPDGNKMSKSKGNTISPDEYIDEYGSDVFRMYLMFGFAFTEGGPWNDDGIKAIHRFILRVERLINSFLESKNNESKEKFDKDEKELNFARHFAIKGVTEDAEKFQFNTSIARLMELVNALYKYDTNVKLKNLKLYEDVIKDLMRLLSPFAPHFSEEMWEKLGYEYSVFNQKWPQYDEKALLRDVIEIAIQINGKVRGRLEVMSNADEKEIEATALSNDNVKSYIEGKKIKKVIVIKNRLVNIVVN, encoded by the coding sequence ATGACGTATTCAATAGAGATTGATAGAAAGTGGCAGAAAAAATGGGAGGAAACGAAGCTGTACAAATTTCATCCTGAAAATGTTGATAAAAAATTATATTGTCTTGAGATGTTCTCATATCCATCTGGTGCAAAGCTTCATGCAGGGCATTGGTATAATTATGGTCCTGCTGATTCATGGGCAAGGATGAAAAGGATGCAAGGCTATGAAGTATTTCATCCTATGGGTTTTGATGCCTTTGGGCTACCTGCTGAAAATTATGCAATTAAGACAGGTATACATCCTCTGGATTCCACAATGCACAATATTAAAACAATGGAAAAACAGCTTAAGGAAATTGGTGCAACCTTTGACTGGGATTATGAGGTAATAACGTGTCTTCCTGAATATTATAAATGGACTCAATGGATTTTTTTACAGATGTATAAGGTCGGTTTAGCATATAGAAAGAAGGCACCAGTAAACTGGTGCCCCAGTTGTAAGACGGTTCTTGCAAATGAGCAGGTTGTTGAAGGAACATGTGAAAGATGCGGCAGTGAGGTTACAAAAAAAGACCTTACACAGTGGTTTTTAAAAATAACTGATTATGCTGAAGAACTTCTAAAAAACCTTGATGACATTGATTGGCCTGAAAAAACTAAAATGATGCAGCGTAACTGGATTGGTAAATCTGAGGGTGCTGAGATAGAATTTAAAGTAGAAGGAAAAGATATAAACTTTAAAGTATTTACGACTCGTGCGGATACATTATATGGTGTGACATATGTGGTACTTGCCCCTGAAAATGAAATTGTGGATAAAATAACGACAGATAAATACAGACGAAATGTAGAAGATTATAAAGAATATGCCAAAAAACAAAGTGAAATAGAAAGGCTGTCTACAGAGAAAGAAAAAACAGGTGTATTTACCGGTGCATATGCGATACATCCTATAACAGGTGAAAAAATCCCGATATGGATTGCAGATTATGTTTTAGCGACATATGGGACCGGTTGTGTTATGGCTGTTCCTGCCCATGATGAAAGAGACTTTATCTTTGCTGAGAAATATGACCTTCCTATAAGGCGTGTTATTAAAGGAAAAGGAGATATTGAGGACAGCCTTCCGTTCGTTGAATATGGTATATTGATTGATAGCGGTGAATTTGACGGTATGAAGTCTGAAGATGCCCGTATAAAGATAGTGGAAAAACTTGAAAAAGAAGGCAAAGGCAGTCTAAAGATTAATTATCGTCTTAGGGACTGGCTTGTATCAAGGCAGAGATACTGGGGGGCGCCGATTCCTGTAATACATTGCGAACATTGTGGATTAGTTCCTGTTCCAGAGGAGGACCTGCCTGTAATTCTTCCATATGATGTTAAATTTACGCCTGATGGTGAATCACCTCTTAAGAAAAATGATGAATTTATGAATACTATATGTCCGAAATGCGGTAGAAAGGCACAAAGAGACCCTGATACACTTGATACATTTGTAGATTCATCATGGTATTTTTTGAGGTATCCTGATAACAAAAACGAAAAAGAGGCTTTTAATAAAGAATGGATAAATAAGATGCTGCCTGTCGATAAATATATAGGTGGAGCGGAGCATGCCTGTATGCATCTTTTATATGCGAGATTTGTGACAAAAGCCTTAAGGGACCTTGGCTATTTGAATTTTGATGAGCCGTTTAAATCCTTGATTCATCAGGGCATAATCCTTGGACCTGATGGTAATAAAATGAGCAAATCAAAAGGAAATACAATATCCCCTGATGAATATATTGATGAATACGGTTCAGATGTATTTAGGATGTATTTAATGTTTGGTTTTGCATTTACTGAAGGAGGACCATGGAATGACGATGGTATAAAAGCTATACACAGATTTATATTAAGGGTTGAAAGACTTATTAACAGTTTCTTAGAAAGTAAAAATAATGAAAGCAAAGAGAAATTTGACAAAGATGAAAAGGAATTGAATTTTGCAAGGCATTTTGCTATAAAAGGTGTTACCGAAGATGCGGAAAAATTTCAGTTTAACACATCAATAGCAAGGCTTATGGAGCTTGTAAATGCACTATATAAATATGATACAAATGTAAAACTAAAAAATCTTAAATTATATGAAGATGTTATTAAGGATTTGATGAGGCTTTTATCACCATTTGCACCGCATTTTTCGGAAGAAATGTGGGAGAAACTTGGATATGAATATTCTGTATTTAATCAGAAATGGCCTCAATATGATGAAAAAGCTCTTTTAAGAGATGTTATTGAAATTGCGATACAAATAAACGGTAAGGTTAGAGGCAGGCTTGAAGTGATGTCAAATGCTGATGAAAAAGAGATAGAAGCTACGGCACTTTCAAATGATAATGTTAAATCATATATTGAAGGCAAAAAAATAAAAAAAGTCATTGTAATTAAAAACAGGCTTGTAAATATCGTGGTTAATTGA
- a CDS encoding DUF1002 domain-containing protein, which translates to MLKVCKKTIALIIVLLLFTSIAATAFADIKPGDQFVTFGSDLTKGQRTQLMDEFGIRDTRNIHIVEVTNQEEYKYLGHILPKSVIGTKAISSSLITFQEKGKGLNIKTNNITWVTNSMYKNALITAGITDASITVSAPYPVSGTAALTGIMKAFEVATGKPISDNVKKIANEEMVQTGQIGDKIGDKEKAVELMKRLKEQLSKQSSKLSDEQLRNLIENTAKDLGITLTPDEINSLVSLLRKLQNANIDWDKVRKGLDNFNTTFKNFVNNNPESKSLLWDIFTFFKSIIDKILNMLK; encoded by the coding sequence TTGCTGAAAGTCTGTAAAAAAACAATAGCTTTGATTATTGTACTTCTATTATTTACTTCAATTGCTGCAACAGCTTTTGCTGATATTAAACCAGGGGACCAGTTTGTTACGTTTGGCAGTGATTTGACAAAAGGACAAAGGACACAGTTAATGGATGAATTTGGAATAAGAGATACAAGAAATATACACATCGTTGAGGTGACAAATCAAGAAGAATATAAATACTTAGGACATATTTTACCTAAAAGTGTTATAGGAACAAAAGCTATTTCATCTTCATTAATAACCTTTCAGGAAAAGGGTAAGGGATTAAATATAAAAACTAATAACATTACATGGGTAACAAATAGTATGTATAAGAATGCTTTGATAACAGCAGGTATTACGGATGCTTCAATAACGGTTTCAGCACCATATCCTGTTTCAGGTACAGCAGCTCTGACCGGTATAATGAAAGCTTTTGAAGTAGCAACTGGAAAACCGATTAGTGATAATGTTAAAAAGATTGCTAATGAAGAAATGGTTCAGACAGGTCAGATTGGAGACAAAATAGGTGACAAGGAAAAAGCCGTAGAACTTATGAAAAGATTAAAGGAACAATTATCAAAGCAATCTTCTAAGCTTTCTGATGAACAACTGCGCAATCTTATAGAAAATACAGCAAAAGATTTGGGTATAACCTTAACACCTGATGAAATTAATAGCCTTGTTTCATTGCTTCGGAAATTGCAAAATGCCAACATTGATTGGGATAAGGTAAGGAAAGGGCTGGATAATTTTAATACAACCTTTAAGAATTTTGTAAATAATAATCCTGAATCAAAATCACTGTTGTGGGATATATTTACTTTCTTTAAAAGTATAATCGATAAAATATTGAATATGCTTAAATAA
- the ppsA gene encoding phosphoenolpyruvate synthase: protein MTYKFVKWFNELGKNDVGLVGGKGANLGEVTNAKISVPPGFCVTAEAYKYFIEKTGLSSKIKDIIGKTDINNLEELMKNTSEIRNMITNTPMTPEIEKEIIEAYKELGGKDYPVKVAVRSSATAEDLPDASFAGQQETYLNVFGEKDLLVNVRRCWASLWTARATAYRQAQGFDHFSVYLSAVVQKMIQSEISGVAFTVNPMTGNRQEIMINASWGLGEAVVSGKVTPDEYIVDKSNLNIIEKTISDKNLMIVADPNSERGTIEIEVSKYLGEEFVKKQSLSDEQIVSLCQQLIKIEKHYGTPQDVEWGYENGNFYILQSRPITTLNKIQKEGKDTAATNTKKVLVKGLGASPGIATGKVVFVNNFDDVTKIEKNTILVTTMTNPDMVPAMKKSLAVVTDEGGRTCHAAIVSRELGIPCIVGTKNATEILKEGMEITVDASRGVVYEGHISLGSEDTEKSTIGTTPLVKGALWKEIAPVTATKIYMNLGEPEAIARYKDLPFDGIGLMRTEFIFTDHIGAHPMYLLKNHQEQMFIDKLAEGISTVAEAIYPRPVVVRFSDFRTNEFRGLKGGENEPIENNPMIGWRGVSRYISPEYEAGFRLECKAMRKVREEFQLTNVYAMLPFVRTTAEVRQVLKIMADEGLSSSLNFKVWIMAEVPSVVFLAEQFCTLVDGFSIGSNDLTQLILGADRDSEKLSNMGYLDERNEAVIAAISHLIETARKYGKTISICGQGPSVYPEFTEFLVHSGITSVSVNPDTVANTRRLVASVEQKMILESLRKLNK from the coding sequence ATGACTTATAAATTTGTGAAATGGTTCAACGAACTGGGGAAAAATGATGTAGGACTGGTAGGAGGCAAAGGTGCTAATCTTGGAGAAGTTACCAATGCGAAGATTTCAGTCCCTCCAGGTTTTTGTGTTACTGCAGAGGCTTACAAATATTTCATTGAAAAAACAGGTCTATCATCTAAAATTAAAGATATTATTGGCAAAACAGACATTAACAATCTGGAAGAGTTAATGAAAAACACCTCAGAAATACGTAATATGATCACAAATACACCTATGACACCTGAAATTGAAAAGGAAATTATAGAGGCATATAAAGAACTCGGAGGCAAAGACTATCCGGTAAAAGTTGCAGTCAGAAGTTCAGCAACAGCGGAAGATTTGCCTGATGCTTCTTTTGCAGGGCAACAAGAAACATATCTGAATGTTTTTGGAGAAAAAGATTTACTTGTTAATGTACGCCGCTGCTGGGCTTCCCTTTGGACGGCAAGAGCTACCGCTTATCGTCAAGCACAGGGCTTTGATCACTTTTCTGTATATTTAAGTGCTGTAGTACAAAAGATGATACAATCAGAAATTTCCGGAGTAGCTTTTACCGTAAATCCAATGACTGGAAATAGACAGGAAATTATGATAAACGCCAGCTGGGGTCTTGGGGAAGCTGTTGTTTCAGGTAAAGTAACACCTGATGAATATATAGTTGATAAAAGCAACCTGAATATTATTGAAAAAACTATTTCCGACAAAAATCTCATGATTGTTGCAGACCCTAACTCAGAAAGAGGCACTATTGAAATAGAAGTTTCAAAATATTTAGGTGAAGAATTTGTTAAAAAACAATCTCTTTCAGATGAACAGATTGTATCATTATGTCAACAACTTATAAAAATTGAAAAGCATTATGGTACACCTCAGGATGTTGAATGGGGATATGAAAATGGAAACTTCTATATTCTTCAGTCTCGTCCTATAACAACCTTGAATAAAATACAAAAAGAAGGAAAGGATACCGCTGCAACCAATACAAAAAAGGTCTTAGTTAAAGGATTAGGTGCATCACCTGGAATTGCTACAGGTAAAGTAGTTTTTGTCAATAATTTCGATGATGTGACTAAAATAGAAAAAAATACTATTCTTGTAACTACAATGACAAATCCAGATATGGTTCCTGCCATGAAAAAGTCTCTTGCTGTTGTCACTGATGAGGGAGGTCGTACATGCCATGCAGCTATTGTTTCACGTGAGCTTGGTATTCCCTGCATCGTAGGTACTAAAAATGCCACAGAAATTTTAAAAGAGGGTATGGAAATAACCGTTGATGCTTCAAGAGGAGTAGTCTATGAAGGACATATAAGTCTCGGCAGTGAGGATACTGAAAAATCCACCATTGGAACAACCCCATTGGTTAAAGGAGCTCTGTGGAAAGAGATTGCGCCTGTTACTGCTACAAAGATATATATGAATCTTGGAGAGCCGGAAGCTATTGCCCGCTATAAAGATTTGCCTTTTGATGGAATAGGTCTCATGAGAACAGAGTTCATATTTACAGATCATATAGGTGCACATCCTATGTATCTTTTGAAAAATCATCAAGAACAAATGTTTATTGACAAACTGGCAGAGGGTATCTCAACAGTAGCTGAGGCTATTTATCCACGCCCGGTTGTTGTACGCTTTAGTGATTTTAGAACAAATGAATTTCGTGGTTTAAAGGGAGGAGAAAATGAGCCTATAGAAAATAATCCTATGATTGGATGGCGTGGTGTTTCGCGGTATATATCCCCTGAATATGAAGCAGGATTCCGCCTAGAATGTAAAGCAATGAGAAAAGTCAGAGAAGAATTTCAGCTTACAAATGTTTATGCTATGCTTCCTTTTGTAAGAACAACTGCAGAAGTCCGTCAGGTTTTGAAAATAATGGCTGACGAGGGTCTTTCCTCAAGCTTGAATTTTAAAGTTTGGATCATGGCAGAGGTTCCTTCAGTCGTCTTCCTTGCAGAACAATTCTGCACCTTAGTCGATGGCTTTAGTATAGGTTCTAACGATTTGACACAGCTAATACTTGGTGCAGACCGCGATTCGGAAAAATTAAGCAATATGGGATACCTCGATGAACGAAATGAAGCAGTTATTGCTGCAATATCCCATCTAATAGAAACTGCCCGTAAATACGGAAAAACTATCTCTATATGTGGTCAAGGTCCTTCAGTATATCCGGAATTTACTGAATTCTTGGTTCATAGTGGTATAACCAGTGTAAGTGTAAATCCTGATACCGTTGCTAATACACGACGCCTTGTTGCCAGTGTAGAGCAAAAGATGATTCTAGAAAGTCTCCGAAAGCTTAATAAATAA
- a CDS encoding pyruvate, water dikinase regulatory protein, whose product MQKNQHPIVYIVSDSIGDTAELVTRAATSQFNSGNAEIRRFPFVNNADEIVDIVQQAAKDKSLIIFTLVMPNLKEILLHEANKYSVIVVDILGPALDALKQLTGKEPHFEPGLIRRVNEEYFKRIEAIEFAVKYDDGKDPRGIKKADIIVMGVSRTGKTPLCMYLAHKGIKTANIPLVPEIEVPKEIFSVPARHIVGLMIQPDYLIHIRQERLVSLGLPADAQYAKPERIYRELEYAQELMQKIGCPIIDVTRKAVEETANKVLEIYYKTLRSH is encoded by the coding sequence ATGCAAAAAAACCAACATCCAATTGTTTATATTGTATCTGACTCTATCGGCGATACAGCCGAATTGGTTACACGTGCGGCAACAAGTCAGTTCAATTCTGGAAATGCTGAAATTCGACGCTTCCCATTTGTTAATAATGCAGATGAAATTGTCGATATTGTACAGCAAGCAGCGAAAGATAAGAGCTTAATAATTTTCACGCTGGTTATGCCAAACCTTAAAGAAATACTTCTTCATGAAGCAAATAAATATAGTGTAATTGTTGTTGACATACTTGGACCAGCTCTTGATGCTTTAAAACAATTAACAGGAAAAGAACCACATTTTGAACCTGGTCTTATAAGAAGAGTGAATGAAGAATATTTTAAAAGAATAGAAGCTATAGAATTTGCAGTAAAATATGATGACGGAAAAGACCCAAGAGGTATTAAAAAAGCGGATATCATAGTTATGGGAGTATCTCGTACAGGCAAAACACCTTTATGTATGTATCTTGCTCACAAAGGTATTAAAACAGCTAATATTCCCCTTGTACCAGAAATCGAAGTGCCAAAGGAAATATTTTCAGTCCCTGCAAGACATATTGTAGGTCTCATGATTCAGCCTGACTACCTTATACATATCCGCCAAGAACGTCTTGTTAGTCTGGGATTGCCTGCAGATGCTCAATATGCTAAACCCGAACGCATATATAGAGAATTAGAATATGCTCAGGAGTTAATGCAAAAAATTGGATGTCCGATAATTGATGTTACAAGAAAAGCTGTAGAAGAAACCGCTAACAAGGTTTTAGAAATTTACTATAAAACATTACGCAGCCATTAA
- a CDS encoding cation diffusion facilitator family transporter: MKDRNAVNRTMYLVSLYSIVLNTMLALIKFFLGKYSGSTALTADAIHSGIDVFSSILVLTGMFFSYRKAKNYPFGLYKLENFISAFVSILIILTAFEIGKGIFERTESLNTSLNTKIITIIILALVVELVFLYSKYEKKIGIKYGSPGIIADAEHIKSDMLSLFVLMINILLSIFKVNIDKYVAFLIVVFIAYSGWRLLKESVMVLLDVSVDYSVIENIRNIILAFPQVIEITEIKGRKAGRYIFIDISLKFNIVTLEEAHRLSNMIEEEIYDNQPNIDKVMIHYEPYQKQQVRIAIPLTAPEIKEISMKFGESPFFAFITYDLKEKQIISEEIEENKNTDLTKKRGIKTALWILNGKKADIVIAAPDIKDSATYFVFKANNKEIYFTDEKEILDLDKFIEKTLSESKYSQ, encoded by the coding sequence ATGAAAGATAGAAATGCGGTCAACAGAACCATGTACTTAGTTTCTTTATATTCTATAGTGCTTAATACGATGTTGGCTTTAATAAAATTCTTTTTAGGAAAATATTCAGGAAGTACTGCTTTGACTGCTGATGCCATTCATTCCGGTATAGACGTATTTTCATCAATACTCGTTTTAACCGGTATGTTCTTTTCATACAGAAAAGCAAAGAATTATCCTTTCGGGCTTTATAAGTTAGAAAATTTTATATCTGCCTTTGTATCTATCTTGATAATACTTACGGCTTTTGAGATAGGAAAGGGCATTTTTGAAAGAACAGAATCCTTAAACACATCTTTAAATACCAAAATCATCACAATTATTATTCTTGCTCTTGTTGTTGAACTTGTTTTTTTGTACAGTAAATATGAAAAAAAAATTGGTATTAAATATGGTTCTCCGGGTATTATAGCAGATGCTGAACATATTAAATCAGATATGCTTTCATTATTTGTTTTAATGATTAATATATTACTGAGTATTTTCAAGGTAAATATAGACAAATATGTTGCTTTTTTAATAGTTGTATTTATTGCGTATTCAGGGTGGAGATTACTTAAAGAATCAGTAATGGTATTATTGGATGTGAGTGTGGATTACAGTGTCATTGAAAACATAAGAAATATAATTTTGGCATTTCCTCAAGTTATTGAAATCACCGAAATAAAGGGTCGCAAAGCTGGAAGGTATATATTTATAGATATCAGTTTAAAATTCAATATAGTTACATTAGAAGAAGCCCACAGGCTTTCAAATATGATAGAGGAAGAGATATATGACAATCAGCCTAACATTGATAAAGTAATGATACATTATGAACCTTATCAAAAGCAACAGGTAAGGATTGCTATTCCTCTTACAGCACCTGAGATTAAAGAGATATCAATGAAATTTGGAGAATCGCCTTTTTTTGCATTTATTACTTATGACCTTAAAGAAAAGCAAATAATATCAGAAGAAATAGAAGAAAACAAGAATACCGATCTAACAAAGAAAAGAGGAATAAAGACGGCATTGTGGATATTAAACGGAAAAAAAGCAGATATTGTTATAGCAGCACCGGATATAAAAGATTCTGCCACGTATTTTGTGTTTAAAGCAAATAATAAAGAAATATATTTTACAGATGAAAAGGAGATATTGGACCTTGATAAATTTATAGAAAAAACATTATCCGAATCAAAATATTCACAATAG